Proteins encoded within one genomic window of Chroicocephalus ridibundus chromosome 7, bChrRid1.1, whole genome shotgun sequence:
- the TMEM37 gene encoding voltage-dependent calcium channel gamma-like subunit produces MTAIGAQAQRLLAHRRPQKSFFETLIRSLIILCVAIAVVLSSISVCDGRWLFARGQLFGLWHFCTVSNGSVLKCVTDFSLAKVEGLSVGVIPIRSMVSFAVVVAIFGLELLMVSQVCEDANARRKWSMGSVLILGSFLLSATGVLSFSVLVKDHLTFTGFTLTYWCEFIAAFLFFLNGISGLHINSLTHPRNRVGKI; encoded by the exons ATGACCGCCATCGGGGCGCAG GCGCAGAGGCTGCTGGCGCACCGGAGACCGCAGAAATCCTTCTTTGAGACACTCATCAGGAGCCTGATCATCTTGTGCGTGGCCATAGCAGTGGTCTTGTCATCCATCTCCGTCTGCGATGGCCGCTGGCTCTTCGCGAGGGGGCAGCTCTTTGGACTGTGGCACTTCTGCACCGTTAGCAACGGCAGCGTCCTGAAGTGTGTCACTGACTTCAGCCTGGCCAAGGTGGAGGGGCTGAGCGTGGGGGTGATTCCCATCAGAAGCATGGTGTCCTTTGCCGTTGTGGTTGCCATATTTGGCCTGGAGCTCTTGATGGTGTCCCAAGTTTGTGAGGATGCCAACGCGAGGCGGAAGTGGTCGATGGGCTCCGTTCTCATCCTGGGCTCTTTTTTGCTGTCGGCCACTGGGGTTCTGAGCTTCTCCGTCCTCGTGAAGGATCACCTCACCTTCACGGGCTTCACGCTGACGTACTGGTGCGAGTTCATCGctgcctttctcttcttccttaacGGGATCAGCGGACTTCACATCAACAGCCTCACGCACCCTAGGAACAGGGTAGGCAAAATCTAG